Part of the Pseudarthrobacter sp. NBSH8 genome is shown below.
CTGCCGGTCGCGGTGGCCCTTGGCCTGGGCCGCACTGCGATCGGCGCCACCTGGTCGATCGACCGTGAGTCCTACCTTGCCTTCGCCATCCAGCGCTTTGGTGTCCGCTCCCCCGAGTACCGCGGCGTGTTCGCAGTGTGGGTGCTGGGCAGCGTCTTTGGCGCCGTGTTTATCTCCCTCCTGGCCGGCCTGCTCGGCGGAATGGACTTCTTTGATCCCCGGGCCCTCGCGTTGGGCCTGGGACTGGGGTCCGCCTCCATGATGCTCGGGGGCGTGGGCGCCCTGTCCATCCTGTATCCGGAGATGGCCGGGGAGATCATGGCCCTCGCTGCACTGTCCAACCTCGTCACCAACATCGTCGGGTTCTACGCAGGTGTCTTTATTGCGCTGCCGATGTGCCAGAAGCTTTACAAGATGTGGTCCCGCATTTTCGGGCGGGACGACCTTGGCCGCCGTGTCCCCCGCGGCGCCCTCATAGGCGCTGCGGCTGGAACCCAATCGGGCAGCTCAGGTCAGGCACACCTGGGCGCCGCAGCGCTCGAGTCCCGTGGGGCCTCGGGCATCGACACCGTGGACGTCAACAGCATCGAAGAGGATCCCGTTGTTGTCCGGACACCCAGGACGTGGCTGATCGCGTTCGCCGCGACCGGGGTGGCCGGCTTCCTGCTCAACGCCCTCGGTACAGGTTCACTGCTGCCACTGGATGCCGTCGGCATCCTCATCCTGCTGGCCCTCACCGCCATCGCCCTTGTGCTCGCCAAGCTCGTCCCGGTGGTTCCGTCCAGCATCTGGGTCCTGGCTCTGGCAACCATCGCCTCCGCGACGTTCCTGCCCATGGGCCCCTTCGTTGCCTCCGCTACGCAGCACATCAGCGTCCTCTTCGCCGGCCTGCCCATGATTGCCCTGATCGGCATGTCGCTTGGCCGTGACGTCAAGGCCCTGCGCTCACTGAGCTGGAAGATCGTCATCGTCGCCCTCATGACGTTCACCGCGAGCTTCGTCGCCGCAGCAGCCATCGCGCAGGCTGCCTTCCACTTCTAGCTAGTACATGCTTCTTCCAGTACATGCTGCGGTAGGGGAGGCACCGGTCCCGCGGGATCGGTGCCTCCCCAGCCGTCATTCATAGCCCAGCCGAAAGGAATGAACAATGCTCATTACCAACGTCCGCCCCTGGGGCGGGGACGCCGTAGACCTTGAAGTTCGCCAAGGGCGGATCGCGGCCCTTCACCCCGCGGGGACCGCCGTCGTAGCAGCAGACGCCGACGGCGGGGCGGTCGACGGACGGGGCCGGATCGCCGTGCCCGCGTTCACCGACGTGCACGTCCATCTCGACTCGACCAGGATCGGGCTGCCGTTCCGGGAGCACACCGCCTCGCCCGGCGTGTGGAACATGATGTGCAACGACCGGGAAAACTGGCGCGACACCCCCGTCCCCTACGGCGATGTAGTGCGGGGAACGCTGGAACGGATGATTGCGCGGGGCACCACTCGCGTCCGTTCCTACGCCCAGATCGACGTGGACTGCAAGCTTGAGCGCTTCGAGGCAGTCATGGCCGCGAAACAGCACTTCGCCTACGCCGCCGATGTGGAAGTCATGGCCTTCCCGCAGGCAGGCCTGCTGCTCGAGGACGGCACTGTCCCGCTCCTTGAGGAGGCCCTCCGCGCAGGTGCGACAACCATCGGCGGCATTGATCCCTGCCAGCTGGAGCGTGACCCGGTCCGCCATCTGGAC
Proteins encoded:
- a CDS encoding DUF3100 domain-containing protein, with amino-acid sequence MRNEAKTTGGSVSALVDAPPSRSFRARPALWLVMIALSTAICAAAILIGTHKFQLGPAAIVLMPILWTVLIGGFLGVQKWKPIGGRARAVSTHLMDVSIVFFLAGLGTQIGPSLTKFTGLGPAILLQEVGHVLGTVILALPVAVALGLGRTAIGATWSIDRESYLAFAIQRFGVRSPEYRGVFAVWVLGSVFGAVFISLLAGLLGGMDFFDPRALALGLGLGSASMMLGGVGALSILYPEMAGEIMALAALSNLVTNIVGFYAGVFIALPMCQKLYKMWSRIFGRDDLGRRVPRGALIGAAAGTQSGSSGQAHLGAAALESRGASGIDTVDVNSIEEDPVVVRTPRTWLIAFAATGVAGFLLNALGTGSLLPLDAVGILILLALTAIALVLAKLVPVVPSSIWVLALATIASATFLPMGPFVASATQHISVLFAGLPMIALIGMSLGRDVKALRSLSWKIVIVALMTFTASFVAAAAIAQAAFHF